The region GGGCAGGGCGAGAACGTCCTGAATGTCGTGGATCCCGCCGCGGCCGACGATCGGGAGCACGCGCAATGCCAGTTCTCCCTTCGGGCCAGTCTCTTGCCCCCTGCGAGGACTCTCGCCATCTCATTGACCAGGGGAAGGGCGCCCCCTTCGGGGCTTCCTGCGACGATCCCGATTGTGTTCGGATCCCGCGCTGGTGCGGCCTGTTTGACGGGTGGTGTCGAGGGTGGAATTTGCGCCATGACCGGCGACGGGATCAGGTCTGTTAGCACCAGAAGCGCGACGGCCAGTCCGCCGGCCCAGAACGGGGATACACTACCAGGAACCATGCTGGCCTCCTGCGCGTGGCACCTAAACCGTTGGCGGACCAAACAGTAGCACAAGCCTTTATCTCCTTGTGCCTATACTCAAGGGTTAACCTCGCCGGTGGCCGAACACAGGTTCGTCACCGAAAGCGCTCCAGCTCTGCCGTTTACGAGTGATACAGGCTCTAGTTTGGCTTCGCCGCTCGTTAGAAAGGCAATGCTGGCCCATAAGGTCTTGATGACCTGATTTCCTTTGCGTGTGCGTCGCGGCGATACAGCCTGGGTCGTGCACGCTTCCCGCTCTCCCGGCCTGCCAGGGCGATGGAGCGGCGATAGCCACAGGCGAGGCACATCCGCCCGTTCGGCCACACCATCGCCTCGAGCAGACACCAGCAATGATCTTCATCCTGGAAAGCTTTGACCATGTCCTGCCCGGTGGTGATGTCCGCCAGTGCCTAGCGCACGCGCAACTCCATCGCGACCTCGCGCTCCGACTGCTGATTCGGTGAACTGAGCCGCATGCAAAGTCTTAGCTGCAAAGGAAAGCTGTCTCTGGGAGCAGATCTTGCGCCGGCGCCTTCATCGGTCTGATTCTGTGCAAAATCGCGATCGGAGCCGCCCCGTTCGTGTTGGAAGGGCTCGACGCAACGATGCGCTGATCCGGGCAATCCACGCGTCCGACGCGGGATGTCATCGCCGTCTGAGCGCAACCAGGCACAGCAGTTCGAACAATACCTGAGCGCCGATCTGGGCGGTGTTGGTGGTCCCATCGTATTGCGGCGCAACTTCGACCACGTCTCCGCCGATGATGTCGAGCCCTTGGAGGCCGCGGAGGAGTTGCAGCACCTCCCGCGGGGTCAGGCCGGCCACCTCCGGCGTCCCAGTACCAGGAGCAAAGCCGGGATCGATGCTGTCGACATCGAAGGTGACATAGGTCGGGCCGTCGCCGATCACCTCGAGCGCTCGCCGGATGATGGCCGGGATGCCCTCCTCGGCGACCTCTTCGGCATGGACGACAGTCATCCCGGATTCGTATGAGAACTCCCAAAGATATTCGGCGCCGCCGCGAATGCCGATCTGGATGGTGCGTGTCGGGTCCAGCACCCCTGCGAGGACCGCTTCACGGAACGGACCGCCATGATGAAATTTCGACCCTTCATAGGCGCCGGCCGTATCGCAATGGGCGTCAATATGCACCAGTCCGACCGGGCGAGTGGCGCCGAGACCCTTCAGGATTGATCCCGTGATCGAGTGGTCGCCGCCGACCGAAAGCGGGATCACGGGCGTATCCGCGATCCTGCGATAGCAGGCCTCGATATCGGCGTGACAATCGGCCAGGCTGTATCGGCTGCGCATCGGCACGTCGCCAACGTCAGCGACCCGCAACGTGCCCATCGGAGCCACCCGCAGCACATGTTCGTAAGGTCCAACACGCTCGATCCCGCGCACGGCGCGCGGTCCCAGACGCGAGCCAGCCCGGTTGGTCACCCCGAGATCCATCGGGACCCCGATCAGGGCAACGTCCAGGGCGGCGAGTCCCTCGTCCGTCAGGCCGTCGGGCCGAAACGGCGCGTCGATGAAGGTCGCGGGGCCGGCGAATGGCCACTTGCGAGTGTCACCATCGGCAAAGACCTGAGCGGCCACGGCCTTGAAATGCGGGTCGTACATGTCGCCGCCCGCCGCCGACGCATAGCGCCGACGCAGTTCGTCCAACTTTGCGATGTCATAAGCCATAGCGGCCCTTCGGGCGTTTGAGGGATAACAAACGGGCAGTAGTTCCTTGGACCCGACCTGCGTTGCAGGGTAAATTCGCCCCTGAACGGACGCTGCGGTAGGCGGAAAATTCTGCGGGGGCCATAACGCGAACTGAATACCAGGCAATCGGAAGCCGCAGTCGAAGTGGGATAGTCCAAAGCCGCATGGTCGCCGTACCAGCCCCATAGTATAAGCGAAACCTGATGCTCGACCTTGACCCCTATCTGCTGCGCGCCTTCCTGACCGTGGCTGAAGTCGGCACGGTGAACGGGGCTGCGGTATCGCTTAATCGCACCCAGGCCGCATTAAGCATGCAGATCCGCAAGCTCGAGGGCCTCATGGGGACGGAGCTCTTTTCGCGCTCTCCCAAGGGTCTCACGTTGACCGCGGACGGGCTTCTCCTGATGCCCTACGCCCGCGAGATCCTGTCCCTCAACGACCAAGCTTGGCAACGTCTCAACGGCAAGGAAATGGAAGGCCGCGTGCGCCTTGGCGTCGTCGAGGACTTCGCCGCGACCCGGCTCATCGATATCCTTGCGGCCTTCCGCGATCAGAACCCGAAGGTCCACATGGACATCATCGTGGAGCCGAACAAACGGCTGGCGGCAATGTTCGAAAACGACAAGCTCGACATCGTCGTCTGCGACACGACCTCGATCAATCGCAAGCCGGTGCTGATCTGGGGCGAACACTTGCTGTGGGCGGTGAGAGCTGACCTAACCGTGACCACGGCAGCGCCGCTGCCAATCATCATGTTTGAGGCCACTTGCCCTTGGTCGGGACCCTGCATCGCCGCGCTCTCCGGCCGAACCCTGCGATGGAAGATCGTCTGCGAAGCATCGACGCTGGTGGCCATGGCGGCCGCCGTCCGCGTCGGCATCGGTATCGGCCCGATGCTCGCCGCCACGATCCCCGATGGCTGCCGGGCGCTGGATCAGACATCAGACTTGCCCGCTCCCGTCGGGATCGATATCGGGCTCTATACCCGAGCGGGCGCCCCGGAGGAGGCGCGCTATCTCGCGGATTTCATCGGACGACATACCGGCCTCGTCGGGCCCGGTGGACGCGTCTGACGACAGGCGGAGCGCCCCGCGGGCGCAGCCTTCAGCTTTGTTGATAGGCTAACGAGAATTTTGCGACTAGCTTCCACTCAGGCTCTGGATTTCAGTAGCCGCTCGAAGTCCGGCTTGCTCGATCAGGGACCGGACTGAATCGGGAATTCAGCATGACCGACCTGAAGCGTCTTCGAATGCCGTTCGCCGTAAAGACCTTCGTCAAGCCTGGATCAGCCCTCAAATCTATCGCTGTGGAACTCAGCGGCGTCCAACCACGAGAAGCGCTCGCTGCGACTTCCTGTCAGTGCCGGCCGCCGGGTCCGGTTTTGCCCTAAACTCTTACGAAGGACACGCGCTATGACTAAGCTTTCCACTCTCCGTCTGACCGACCTCGCCGTCGTGGTCCTTGTCGGTGGCCTCGTCTTCAGCGCCGCTGCCCGCGCCGATGCCCTGGATGACATCACAAAGGCCGGCGTTCTCAAGGTCGGCGTCTTCGGCGACTTTCCCCCGTTCTCGTCCGTCACCTCGGACATGAGCCTGCAGGGCTATGACATCGACGTGGCCAAGATTCTGGCGGACGCATTGAAGGTGAAGCTTCAGCTTGTGACAGTGACCGGACAGAATCGGATCCCTTATCTGACCGAGCGTCGCGCAGACATCCTTCTGAGCGTCGGCCACAGCGCCGAGCGGGAAAAGGTCATCGATTTCACCGCGGCCTACGCGCCCTACTACATCGCCGTCATTGGCCCGAAAGCCTTGAAGGTTCAGGACAAGGGCGATCTTGCGGGTAAGAGCATTGCGGTCAACAGGGGCACGCTCGAGGATACCTCCCTTACGGAAGCGGCGCCGAGCGGGGCCGACATCAAGCGCTTCGACAACTACAACGCGGTGATCCAGTCCTTTCTCGCCGGGCAGGTCCAACTCATGGTCGTCGGCAACGATGTTGGGGCCGGGGTGCTGGCGCGTCAGGTTGCGACGCAGCCCGAGCAGAAGTTCCAGCTCATGACCTCGCCAGACCATATCGGGTTGAACAAGAACGAGCCGCGCTTGAAGCAGGCTCTCAACGAGGTCATCGCAAAAACGCTGGCCGATGGAACGATGAACACGATCTCGACCAAATGGCTCAACCGGCCGCTGGATCTGAAAGATCTCAAGTCCAATGGGCAATAGCCTCGACTTCAGCTGGCTCGGCGACGCCGTCAGGCTGATCGGCGCGGGCGCGGCCATGACGATCTTTCTGGTCGTCGTGACCGCGCTCCTCGGAACGCTCTTGAGCATTCTCGGTGCGCTCGGACGCACGAGCCGGTATGCGATGATCCGGCGCATCGTGAAAGCCTATGTGGAGCTGATCCGGAACACCCCGTTTCTGGCGCAGCTTTTCTTCATCTTCTTCGGACTTCCGAGCCTCGGAATTCGCCTCGATCCGATTGTCGCGGCGATCGTTGCCATGACGATCAATCTTGCCGCCTACGGCACCGAGATCGTTGCGGCAGGCCTCGCGGCCGTGCCAACCGGTCAACGCGAGGCTGCCCAGGCCTTGGGGCTGAGACCCCGCCTCGTTTTCGTGAAGATCGTGCTGCCGCAGGCGCTGAAGATCATTTTCCCAGCGCTGACCAGTCAGATCGTGATCATGATGCTTGAATCGGCCGTGGTTTCTCAGATCTCGGTTCGGGAGCTCACCTATGAGGCCGACTTGCTTCAGGCAAGGACGTTCCTGGCCTTCGAGACCTACCTCGTCGTGACGCTGGTCTATCTCGGCCTGAGCGTCGCCTTGAGGCGCCTGATGTTTGCGGGGGGGCGCAGATTCATCTTTTCAGGACAACCCTGATGGAATTCACGCTCTGGGACATCCTCCGCAACCTCCTGCTGGCCGCGCGCTGGACGGTTCTGCTGTCGCTGGTCGCGTTTGCGGGCGGCGGCATCGCCGGCCTCCTCGTGCTTCTGCTCAGGATCTCGAAACGACCCTGGCTCAGGCGGGCCGCGGAAATGTACATCGGCGCCTTTCAAGGTACGCCGCTGCTGATGCAGCTCTTCCTGGTGTTTTTCGGTCTGCCACTGCTCGGCTTCCGCATCGAGGCGTGGACGGCTGCCGTCGTCAGCCTGACCCTTTTCGCTAGTGCCTTCCTGGCGGAGATCTGGCGCGGCGGCGTTGAGGCAGTGCCGCGCGGGCAATGGGAGGCGGCTGCCAGTCTCGGCCTCCACCGCATCCGGCAGCTCCGCCTCGTCATCCTGCCGCAGGCCCTGACGATCGCACGCGCCCCTACGGTGGGGTTCCTGGTTCAGCTCGTAAAGAGCACGGCCCTGACATCCATCATCGGCTTCGACGAACTGCTTAGGACCTCGAACGCCATCAACAACGCGACGTTCCAACCGTTCACCGTCTATGGACTGGGAGCGCTGATCTACTTCTGTCTCTGCTTTCCCCTGACTCAATATGCGCGGATGCTGGAGCGATCGATGGCCATCCCAAGGTGACCCCGTCGTGTTTGACCGGTCCGGCGGTCGACATCGCCGATCCCGCTCAGCCTATAGCCTAGGTAGGATGCGCTTTAGAGATGGTCGACACTTCCACCCGACGGCCGCTTGGGCCGAGCTTGAGCGAACCGAACGGCGACGCTGTCATTGTCATGGTTGAGGACTACTGTTCCTCGGCATGGCCGGCTTGCGGCCCCGCTGCTGACCTTCAGGGCAGTCGATCCCTGCGGCGTCCGGTTGCCGGACGCCGCAGGGATCGGACAGGGGCCGGGCCTCCCTGTCTCGCAGGACAGCTCAGGTACCGCCTAGGGCGATTTCGTGGTTTTCCACAGACCCGACGCCTGGTGGTTTCGGCTAGAGTTGTCGGTCTGAGGTAAGGACATGACCCGCATCCTGATCGCCGACGACCATGACGTGATCCGCACCGGGCTGCGCGCCATCCTGAGCGGCCAATCCGGATGGGAGGTCGTCGCCGAGGCCGAGAACGGTCGGCAGGCGGTCGACCTCGCCGTCGAGACGCAGCCCGACGTCGCCATCCTCGACTACCAGCTTCCCGTCTTGAACGGCGTCGACGCGACCCGCGAGATCCGCGCCTTCCAGCCGCAGACCGAGGTGTTGATCTTCACCATGCATGAGGGTGAGCCTCTGCTGCGCGAGCTGTTCGAGGCCGGGGCCCACGGCTACCTGCTCAGGTCCGATGCCAGGCAGTTCCTGATCGCGGCCGTGGCGGCGCTGGCCCAGCACGAGCCGTTCTTCACCGGTGGCGTCTCGGAGACCCTGCTGAATGCCTATCTGTCCAGGAGGCCGGCCTGTGACGGCGCGCTGACGGCGCGGGAGCGTAGCATCGTCCAGCTCATCGCGGAGGGCCACAGCAACAGGGCGGCCGCCCAGACCCTGGGCCTCAGCCAAAAGACCGTGGAGGGCCACCGCGCCGCGGCCATGCGCAAGGCCAAGGTGAATTCGACGGCGCACCTCGTGCGCTACGCGGTCCGCACCGGGCTCGTGGAGCCCTGAGGCGGCCCGCATGCCGATCCTGATCATTTCCGCCGACGCCGGGGGCGCAGGCCCCGCACCTGACCTGCCTCGGCCGACCAAGCCGGTCCGGTAGAATGAGCTGGCCGCCTGCCTGGCAAACCTTGCACGGGCAACCAGCGGCTGACGGCCAGCAGGATCATGCAGCCTTTGTGTTGACCCGTGCCTCGGCCAGCCGGGGAGAGGCCAGGAAAACGTGTTCATCCCGGCCTCTCCCCGGACAAGCATTCACGAGTATACGCGTGCCAGCTAGTGTCTGTTGCGGAGCGGCTATTACCGATGAGGGCCCGCGGCCTCCCATAAGGCGTGGTGAACGCTTTCGGAAAGCCTCAAAACGCGTTCCAGACTAGGGGTTATGCGAAATTGCGCGCGGCTTTAGGTGCGGGCGCGACAGGACCCTTATTCGGGAGTAAAATGACCGCAGTAGCGTTCCCGACGCTCTGACGAGCGCCGCCTGCCCATCATGAGGGAGAGCGGCCTATGTCTCTCAAGCTTGAGCTCTTTACAGCGATCGCCCTGCTCAGTTTCGAGCCACCCACCGAAGCCCATGATATCTACTCGCATTTGATGAACGGGTTGGGGGCAGTTGTTGCAATGAGAAGGATTGTCGACCGGCGCCTTACCGGATGACAGCGACCGGGGTGCAAATGTTCGTCGATGGCGAGTGGATCGTTGTGCCAGACTTTATGATCCAGTATCGAGCGCTGCTCGGTGACACGGGTGAAACAGCCGGGGGGCATTGGTGCGGGCGTATCCAAGATGGGAATGGCTACCGGCTGGGCTATGCAACCCGCTGTGCCATCCTACCGCCAAACGCGACAGCGATTTTTGAACCAGCGTTTGCCCTTCGTGAACGCCGCATCCAGCCTGTTCCCTAATGCGGCTTATGCCAAATTCGCACCTATACCACCGACCATGCTGAGCAACATCCTAAACTTCTATCAGCTTAGGGACCGGTGAAGCGGTAGGCTTGCCAAGCCGCTCGGCCCTTGGGGGTGATCGTGTATTGGTCGAATTGCTCCCTCTCCAAATATCCTCGCTGGATGAGCCTCTCCGCCTCGGCAGTATATTTATGCAAGTCTTTGTTTCTAGTGCGGAGCTCCCCAAGGCTGCCGAGAAGGTAGTATTCCCTTTCAGTCAGCTCTTGTTCGTTGTGGGGCACCGAGATCCTCTGGAACCATTGATACGCTACGGTCGTCGAAAGGATCATACTCAAAGAAGTGATAAAAGCCCCAGAACTAGACTTATGCTCTTAGGTAAAGAGAGGGGTGACAACGGCGCTTTAGTGTAGCCCGGAACTATACTTAGTCGGCCCTGAACAACCCACAACTGATTGAGGCTGAAGGATTCTTCGTCTTCGCGAAGCATTGTAAAATACTGGTTCCTGGGGAGTGACCCACTCAAAACCGGTGTTTTGCCATGGGACCCAAGCCGACGATGCCCACTTCAGGTGATCTGTATCGCAGCCGTCTCGACCAGATCCTCGATCAGCGCCATGAGCTGTTTCGCCTGGCAGGGCTGATCGACTGGGACAGGTTCGATCAGGAGTTCGGCCGCTTCTATCGGCCGCTTGGACGGCCCGCCAAGCCCACCCGGCTGATGGTCGGGCTGTCCTATCTCCAGCACACTTTCAATCTGTCCGATGAAGCCGTGGTGCAGCGCTGGATCGAGAACCCGTACTGGCAGTGGTTCTGTGGCTGCGAGTACTTCCAGCATGAGGTGCCCTGTGATCCGAGCTCGCTGACGCGCTGGCGCAAGCGGCTCGGGCCAGAAGGACTGGCGACGCTGCTGGCGGCCACGATCCAGGCCGGGCTGGAGAGCGGGGTGGTGCGGCCCTCCAGTTTGGAGCGGATCAGCGTCGACACCA is a window of Microvirga ossetica DNA encoding:
- a CDS encoding amino acid ABC transporter permease; the protein is MMEFTLWDILRNLLLAARWTVLLSLVAFAGGGIAGLLVLLLRISKRPWLRRAAEMYIGAFQGTPLLMQLFLVFFGLPLLGFRIEAWTAAVVSLTLFASAFLAEIWRGGVEAVPRGQWEAAASLGLHRIRQLRLVILPQALTIARAPTVGFLVQLVKSTALTSIIGFDELLRTSNAINNATFQPFTVYGLGALIYFCLCFPLTQYARMLERSMAIPR
- a CDS encoding transporter substrate-binding domain-containing protein, which codes for MTKLSTLRLTDLAVVVLVGGLVFSAAARADALDDITKAGVLKVGVFGDFPPFSSVTSDMSLQGYDIDVAKILADALKVKLQLVTVTGQNRIPYLTERRADILLSVGHSAEREKVIDFTAAYAPYYIAVIGPKALKVQDKGDLAGKSIAVNRGTLEDTSLTEAAPSGADIKRFDNYNAVIQSFLAGQVQLMVVGNDVGAGVLARQVATQPEQKFQLMTSPDHIGLNKNEPRLKQALNEVIAKTLADGTMNTISTKWLNRPLDLKDLKSNGQ
- a CDS encoding amino acid ABC transporter permease, coding for MGNSLDFSWLGDAVRLIGAGAAMTIFLVVVTALLGTLLSILGALGRTSRYAMIRRIVKAYVELIRNTPFLAQLFFIFFGLPSLGIRLDPIVAAIVAMTINLAAYGTEIVAAGLAAVPTGQREAAQALGLRPRLVFVKIVLPQALKIIFPALTSQIVIMMLESAVVSQISVRELTYEADLLQARTFLAFETYLVVTLVYLGLSVALRRLMFAGGRRFIFSGQP
- the speB gene encoding agmatinase produces the protein MAYDIAKLDELRRRYASAAGGDMYDPHFKAVAAQVFADGDTRKWPFAGPATFIDAPFRPDGLTDEGLAALDVALIGVPMDLGVTNRAGSRLGPRAVRGIERVGPYEHVLRVAPMGTLRVADVGDVPMRSRYSLADCHADIEACYRRIADTPVIPLSVGGDHSITGSILKGLGATRPVGLVHIDAHCDTAGAYEGSKFHHGGPFREAVLAGVLDPTRTIQIGIRGGAEYLWEFSYESGMTVVHAEEVAEEGIPAIIRRALEVIGDGPTYVTFDVDSIDPGFAPGTGTPEVAGLTPREVLQLLRGLQGLDIIGGDVVEVAPQYDGTTNTAQIGAQVLFELLCLVALRRR
- a CDS encoding response regulator, which produces MTRILIADDHDVIRTGLRAILSGQSGWEVVAEAENGRQAVDLAVETQPDVAILDYQLPVLNGVDATREIRAFQPQTEVLIFTMHEGEPLLRELFEAGAHGYLLRSDARQFLIAAVAALAQHEPFFTGGVSETLLNAYLSRRPACDGALTARERSIVQLIAEGHSNRAAAQTLGLSQKTVEGHRAAAMRKAKVNSTAHLVRYAVRTGLVEP
- a CDS encoding LysR substrate-binding domain-containing protein; the protein is MLDLDPYLLRAFLTVAEVGTVNGAAVSLNRTQAALSMQIRKLEGLMGTELFSRSPKGLTLTADGLLLMPYAREILSLNDQAWQRLNGKEMEGRVRLGVVEDFAATRLIDILAAFRDQNPKVHMDIIVEPNKRLAAMFENDKLDIVVCDTTSINRKPVLIWGEHLLWAVRADLTVTTAAPLPIIMFEATCPWSGPCIAALSGRTLRWKIVCEASTLVAMAAAVRVGIGIGPMLAATIPDGCRALDQTSDLPAPVGIDIGLYTRAGAPEEARYLADFIGRHTGLVGPGGRV